The window CCTCGGAGAGCGCAGCGCCGTCGGTTCGGCCGATGGCGAAGCCGTACCCGGGGTTGGGGCCACTGAGCCACGCGAACTGATTTGCGCCGTCGCGCAGGCTCCACTCGAAGGTTTCGCCTCGGACGATCAGACCACGGCCCTCACGCACGACGCTCCGGCGTCCGTCCGCGCACCAGCGACGGCAGGCGGTGATCGATCAGGGTGAGGATGATCGCCAGCACGATGCCGATCGCCAGCACCACGAGAGAGTTCACGATCGACGCCGTGAGCCCGATCTCGCTGACGTCGAGGAACGGGTAGGGATACCACCCGGTGACCGCGCCGTGGACGAACGTGTAGACCAGCCACAGCACCGGCCAGATGAAGGCGAGAAGCGTCGTCCGCCATGCGATCCGGGGACGCGGGCCGAAGATCAGCCACCCGATGAGGGTCGCCCAGGGCGCGATGTAGTGGAACCCGATCGTTGCAACGAGGGCCCACCCCTGCGGGTCGACGAGCCGTGCGAGCACGGTCTCGTAGACGAGACCCGTGATGATGATGCCAAGGAGCGCGTCCATCCGGAGAACCTGCCAGACCCTGCCGTCGCGATGGACGCTCAGAGCAAGGGCGATCGAGGTCCCGAGGACGAACAGGTTGCTCTGGATCGTGAAGAAGCTGAACAGCCTCACCAGGCGCGTGCCGATGGGCCCCGTCGCATTCGACCCCGAATTCGCGTCCTGACCCCCGGTGAAGATCAACACGATCTGGATGACCAGGGCGATCGCGACGATCACCGCGATCGTTCCGTACCAGGCTCGGGCGACCCGCACCCCGGTGCTCTGCTTCTGCTCGACGGTCACGGCCACGACCTCCCCATTTCCGAGGCCATCCCCAGACCCCGGGCCAGCGTATCGGCGCGGGCGCGGGCGAGGTGGGAGGTGGGGACGCGTTGTGGCGCAGCGGCTGGGTGCGGGTGTGTCGTTTCGTCTCGCTGCGCTCGCTCAACGACCGGTGGGTCCGAAGTGCGTTTCGTCTCGCTGCGCTCGCTCAACGGCCGGGGCGCGGAACTACACCCGCTGTAAGCGATTGCGGGGATGCGGCAACAAACACCGGCCCGCACACGAAGACCCGCAACGTTAAGGCTTTCTCATGATGTAAGCGCTTGCAAACAGAACGCTTTCCCAGGTACCGTCGCCGGGAGTCCCATCCGCACGTCGCCGTGCCACCCCCCTCAGGAGCCCCGTGTCGAAGTCGACCTCCTCCCGTGTCCGCCGCGTTCTGGCCGCCGTCACCGGCGCCGCGCTCGTCCTCACCGGGAGTGTCGCCCTGACCCCCGCCGCGACCGCCGCGACTCCGCCTGACGACGCGCGCACCGTCGCCCTCGTCGGCTCGCTGCAGTCCGAGCTCGGGTGCTCCGATGACTGGCAGCCCGACTGCGCCGCCACTGAACTGGCCCTCACCGACACCGAGGGCGTGTACTCGGCGGAGTTCGAGGTGCCCGCCGGCAGCTACGAGTACAAGGTCGCCCTCAACGACGCGTGGGACGAGGCGTACGGTCTCGACGGCGGCGCCGACAACATCCCTCTCACCATCGCCGGCCCCACGACCCTGCGCTTCACCTTCGACGACACGATCGACCGGGTGGGCCTCGAAGCACTCAGCCTCCGCGACGGATACGACGATGCGGATGACGCTCTCATCGCGTCGCCGGTGCGTCAGCCGGGCAGCGACGAGCAGTTCTACTTCGTCATGACCGACCGGTTCGCCAACGGCGATCCCTCGAACGACACCGGAGGCTTCGACGGCGACCGCCTCGCGACCGGTTTCGACCCGACCGACAAGGGCTTCTTCCACGGCGGCGACATCGCGGGCCTCCGCTCGAACCTCGACTACATCGAGGGTCTCGGCACGAGCGCCATCTGGTTGACCCCGAGCTTCGCCAACCGCCCGGTGCAGGGCGAGGGCGAGAACGCCAGTGCCGGGTACCACGGCTACTGGGTCACCGACTTCACCCGCATCGACCCACACCTGGGTACCAACGAAGAGCTCGAGGCCCTCATCGCCGAGGCCCACGACCGAGGCATCAAGGTCTACTTCGACATCATCACCAACCACACCGCCGATGTGATCTCGTACGAGGAGGGCCAGTACTCCTACGTCGACCAGGCGACCTCGCCCTACCTCGACGCAGCGGGCAACGCCTTCGACCCGGCCGATTTCGCGGGCGGCGACACCTTCCCCGAGCTCGACCCCGCGACATCCTTCCCCTACACCCCGGTCATCGCCGAGGCGGATCAGACCGCCAAGACGCCGGCGTGGCTGAACGACCCGACGCTTTACCACAACCGCGGCGACTCGACCTGGTCGGGCGAGTCGGTCACCTACGGCGACTTCTCGGGGCTCGACGACCTCATGACCGAGCACCCCACGGTCGTCAACGGCTTCGTGCAGGTGTACCAGGACTGGATCGACCTCGGCATCGACGGCTTCCGCATCGACACCGCCAAGCACGTGAACTTCGAGTTCTGGGAGACCTGGTCCGAAGAGGTTCTCGACTACGCCCACGCGCAGGGCAAGCCCGACTTCTTCATGTTCGGCGAGGTCTACGACGCCGACCCGGTGAAGCTCTCGCCGTACGTCCGCGACACCGACATGAACAGCGTGCTCGACTTCGCCTTCCAGTCGTCGGCCATCAGCTTCGCCGCGGGCAACAGCGCCAAGGGGCTGCAGAGCCTGTACGCCGGCGATGACCGCTACACCACCCCCGACAGCTCGGCGACGGCGCTGCCCACCTTTCTCGGCAACCACGACATGGGCCGGGTGGGCTACTTCCTGAAGAACACGGATGACGCGCTGGCGCGCGACCTTCTCGCTCACGAGCTGATGTTCTTCGGCCGCGGCCAGCCGGTGGTCTACTACGGCGACGAGCAGGGCTTCGCCGGCGCCGACCCCGGAAACGACAAGAGCGCCCGCCAGAGCCTCTTCGCCAGCCAGGTCGCCGAGTATCAGGAGCAGACCCTCCTCACCGGCGAGACCGCGGGCTCGGTCGACCGCTTCGACACCGACGCCCCGGTCTACACCCACATCGCCGCGCTGTCGCAGCTGCGAGAGGACCACCCGGCGCTGTCGACCGGGGCGCAGATCGAGCGGTACGCCGACAACGGCGCGGGCGTCTACGCCTTCTCGCGCGTCGACCGCGATGAGAAGACCGAGTACCTCGTGGCGCTCAACAACACCACGGCCGACAAGACGATCGAGGTGACGACCCTGACCGCGGATGCCTCGTTCGCGCCGATCTACGGTACCGACCAGGGCCTCACGACCGATGCCGCCTCGGCGACCTCGGTCACCGTCCCCGCCCTCTCGGCGGTGGTCTATCGCGCCGACACGACCGTCACCGCCCCCGAGGCGGCCCAGGATATCTCGGTGTCGGCCCCCGCACCGGGCGCGGCGCTGTCGGGTCAGATGGCGATCGGAGCGGATGTCGCCGATGCGACCTGGCAGGAGACGAGCTTCGCCTGGCGGGTCGTCGGATCCGACGAGTGGACCTCGCTCGGCACGGCCGAAGACACCGATCCTCGCGTCTTCCACGACATCCGCGGCCTCGATGCGGGCACGCTGGTCGAGTACCGCGCGGTCAGCGTCGACGCGGCGGGCCAGCGTTCGGCGGCGTCGACCTACGCCTCCGTCGGCAACGCCGTGACGCTCGAGGCGCCCGAGGTTCCCGAGTCGCCGATCGACATGGTGACCGTGCCCGGAAGCCTCAACTCCGAAATGGGCTGTGCGGGCGACTGGGCCCCCGGCTGCGAGGCGGCGAAGCTCACCCTCGGTGCCGACGGCATCTGGAAGGGCACCTTCGACCTTCCGGCAGGGGACTACGAGTACAAGGTCGCCCTCAACGGATCGTGGGACGTCAACTACGGCGCGAACGGCGTGCTCGACGGGACGAACATCGCCATCACCCACGCCGGTGGTCCGATCACGTTCTACTTCAACCCGCGGTCGAACATCGTGCAGTCCACCGCCGAGGGTCCGATCGTGACGGTCCCCGGGTCGATGCAGGACGAGCTCGGGTGCGCCGGCGACTGGGCGCCGGACTGCCTCGCCACCCTCATGGCCGACGGCGACGGTGACGGCGTCTACGAGTTCACGACCGATCAGATCCCCGCCGGCGCCTACGAGGCGAAGGTCGCGCACGGCCTGAGCTGGGACGAG of the Microbacterium invictum genome contains:
- a CDS encoding Pr6Pr family membrane protein, yielding MAVTVEQKQSTGVRVARAWYGTIAVIVAIALVIQIVLIFTGGQDANSGSNATGPIGTRLVRLFSFFTIQSNLFVLGTSIALALSVHRDGRVWQVLRMDALLGIIITGLVYETVLARLVDPQGWALVATIGFHYIAPWATLIGWLIFGPRPRIAWRTTLLAFIWPVLWLVYTFVHGAVTGWYPYPFLDVSEIGLTASIVNSLVVLAIGIVLAIILTLIDHRLPSLVRGRTPERRA